A segment of the Sphingomonas kaistensis genome:
GCAGCAGCGCGATGCCGATCTCGCTGACCTGGTTGATCGCCTCCGCGTCGCCCGAGACGTTCAGCACCGACGGCCCGACCACCACGCCGCCGACGATGTAGCCCAGGGTGGCGCCGAGCCCGAGGCGACGGAACAGCCCGACGAACAGCAGGGCCGCGCCGAGCAGGATGGTCAGCCAGGTGAGGTAGTCGATCATCCTTCGGCCCTGGCCTCCGCCGGGTCGGCTTCCAGCGCTTTCAGCAAGGCGTCGAACGGAAGCAGCACCGCGCCGTGCCGCCCGGCCCGGCCCTGCACCGGCGCAAGCACGGCAAAGTCGCCCGGTACCTCGCCCCGGCTCTCGAGCCAGGCCTTGAGCGCCGCGCGCATCACGATCACCTCGGCCCGCAGCCGTCCCGGCGCCCAGCCCTGTACCAGCGCGGCGCTGGCCTGGCCGTAGGCGCAGGCGGTGACCTTCTGGGCAATCGCTGCGATCCGGCCGTCGGCGACGCCGAGC
Coding sequences within it:
- a CDS encoding iron-sulfur cluster assembly scaffold protein, whose translation is MIREAPYTLDILRLAASLSVDGTLEGATHRAEARSTTCGSTIRTELGVADGRIAAIAQKVTACAYGQASAALVQGWAPGRLRAEVIVMRAALKAWLESRGEVPGDFAVLAPVQGRAGRHGAVLLPFDALLKALEADPAEARAEG